The Pontibacter pudoricolor genome contains a region encoding:
- a CDS encoding MmcQ/YjbR family DNA-binding protein: MPGVTEDIKWGADLCFLVGEKMFCVTSIDAPHSVSFKVTDEQFDEMVARPLVIPAPYMARNKWVNVQEWGGLTDTEWETYVKQSYSLVKAKLPRKLQKEIDAIV, from the coding sequence ATGCCTGGTGTAACAGAGGACATTAAGTGGGGCGCTGACCTTTGCTTCCTGGTAGGTGAGAAGATGTTCTGCGTGACCAGTATAGATGCACCACATTCCGTTTCGTTTAAAGTGACTGATGAACAGTTTGATGAAATGGTAGCCCGGCCACTCGTTATACCGGCTCCGTACATGGCCCGCAACAAATGGGTAAACGTGCAGGAGTGGGGCGGACTAACAGATACTGAGTGGGAAACTTATGTTAAGCAGAGCTATAGTTTGGTAAAAGCTAAGTTGCCCAGGAAATTGCAGAAAGAGATCGATGCTATAGTTTAG
- a CDS encoding MBL fold metallo-hydrolase — MKLHVIDTGFFKLDGGAMFGVVPKTIWQRTNPADENNLCTWAMRCLLIEDGNRLILIDNGIGDKQDARFFSHYYLHGNASLHSSLKAAGFSSEDVTDMFLTHLHFDHCGGGVKYKNGGGSLELVFPNATYWSNPDHWKWATEPNPREKASFLKENILPVQESGHLKFIDPSLPSPIPQYDIIYVDGHTDKMMLPVINYKGHKLVYMADLLPSVGHIPLAYVMGYDTRPLITMEEKASFLDKAADENYVLFFEHDAVNECCTVQQTEKGVRLKETFRLNEL, encoded by the coding sequence ATGAAACTTCACGTTATAGATACTGGATTCTTTAAACTGGATGGAGGTGCCATGTTTGGTGTAGTCCCCAAAACCATCTGGCAACGAACCAATCCGGCAGATGAGAATAACCTTTGCACCTGGGCAATGCGTTGTTTACTGATTGAGGATGGAAATAGACTGATCCTGATCGATAACGGAATAGGAGATAAGCAGGACGCCCGTTTTTTCAGTCATTATTATTTACACGGCAATGCATCTTTGCATAGCTCGCTAAAAGCAGCTGGTTTTTCCTCGGAAGATGTAACTGATATGTTCCTTACACATCTGCATTTTGACCATTGTGGCGGTGGTGTGAAGTATAAAAACGGGGGTGGCTCCCTTGAACTTGTATTCCCGAATGCCACGTATTGGTCCAATCCCGATCACTGGAAATGGGCAACAGAACCGAACCCACGCGAAAAAGCATCTTTCCTGAAAGAAAATATTTTGCCGGTGCAGGAGAGCGGACATTTGAAATTTATTGATCCGTCACTGCCGTCGCCGATACCACAGTATGATATCATTTATGTTGATGGGCACACAGACAAGATGATGCTGCCTGTCATCAATTATAAAGGCCATAAACTGGTATATATGGCTGATCTGCTACCTTCGGTTGGGCATATTCCATTGGCTTATGTGATGGGTTATGACACGCGTCCGCTAATAACAATGGAAGAGAAAGCTTCTTTCCTGGATAAGGCAGCCGATGAAAATTATGTCCTGTTTTTTGAGCACGATGCAGTAAATGAATGCTGTACTGTGCAGCAAACAGAAAAAGGCGTCCGGTTAAAAGAGACGTTTCGCTTAAACGAACTATAG
- a CDS encoding patatin-like phospholipase family protein, which produces MKIGLALSGGGARGIAHLGVLRAFDELGIKVSILSGVSSGAIASVFYAAGYKPDEILKLIRELSVFKIIRPAFGKIGFLHLDEVEKLYEKYLGKNACFEDLNIPVIISATEMNEGVVVYFSSGELIKPLIASSAVPILYHPIAYQGKLLNDGGLLNNMPVDPLHQNCDIKIGVHVNPINHQAKITTLRSMIERTAHLAINNNVKMRLHLCDFLIEPPELKYYRLMSFRKADEIFDIGYRYTLHLEKHLKQLIESN; this is translated from the coding sequence GTGAAGATTGGATTAGCCTTATCAGGTGGTGGTGCCCGTGGTATTGCACACTTAGGCGTATTAAGAGCGTTTGATGAGTTAGGAATTAAAGTTTCGATTTTGTCCGGAGTTAGTTCCGGGGCCATTGCCAGCGTGTTTTATGCAGCAGGTTACAAACCCGACGAAATTCTGAAGCTGATTAGAGAGCTGAGTGTGTTTAAGATCATTCGTCCTGCTTTTGGTAAAATAGGTTTTTTACACCTGGATGAAGTGGAGAAACTATATGAAAAGTACCTGGGCAAAAACGCCTGTTTCGAGGACCTGAATATACCCGTAATAATTAGCGCCACTGAAATGAACGAAGGAGTGGTAGTGTATTTTTCGAGCGGCGAATTAATCAAGCCACTTATAGCTTCATCTGCTGTACCTATTCTTTATCACCCTATTGCTTACCAGGGCAAATTACTCAACGACGGCGGCTTACTGAACAATATGCCGGTTGATCCCTTGCATCAGAATTGCGATATCAAGATTGGTGTACATGTAAATCCCATTAATCACCAGGCAAAGATTACAACCTTGCGAAGTATGATAGAACGTACCGCACATCTGGCCATAAATAATAATGTGAAGATGCGGTTGCACCTCTGTGACTTCCTGATCGAACCGCCTGAGCTTAAGTATTACCGCCTGATGAGTTTCCGGAAAGCAGATGAGATCTTTGATATCGGCTATCGCTATACCCTCCATTTAGAGAAACATCTGAAACAGCTTATTGAATCAAATTAA
- a CDS encoding 16S rRNA (uracil(1498)-N(3))-methyltransferase, with the protein MHLFYTPVITTEFYTLSEEESKHCTRVLRLHQGDTVYLVDGVGGLYTAIIQDANPKKCQLQIIDKQIEYGKLPYVSHIAVAPTKNIERMEWFVEKAVEIGVSEITFLLCEHSERRQLRLDRLEKIAISAMKQSQKGYLPLLHDLTPFHKFVQQAHHDRTFIAHLEEDATKPIKDYFKVDKPHCIMIGPEGDFSTDEIRAAYEAGIRPVTLGESRLRTETAALVACHTLQVLHEIYSALD; encoded by the coding sequence GTGCACCTGTTCTATACACCGGTTATCACCACAGAATTTTACACCTTGAGCGAGGAAGAGTCGAAGCACTGCACACGCGTATTGCGTCTCCATCAGGGCGATACAGTATACCTGGTAGATGGTGTAGGCGGACTTTACACAGCTATAATTCAGGATGCAAACCCTAAAAAGTGCCAGTTGCAGATCATCGATAAACAGATCGAGTATGGCAAGCTGCCTTATGTTTCGCATATCGCGGTGGCGCCTACCAAGAATATAGAGCGCATGGAATGGTTTGTGGAGAAAGCGGTAGAGATCGGCGTCAGCGAAATCACCTTTCTGTTGTGTGAGCATTCGGAGCGTCGCCAATTGCGCCTGGACAGGCTGGAAAAAATTGCGATCAGCGCCATGAAGCAATCTCAGAAAGGATACCTGCCATTACTTCATGACCTCACTCCTTTTCATAAGTTTGTGCAGCAGGCGCATCACGACCGTACGTTTATAGCTCACTTAGAAGAAGATGCCACTAAACCAATCAAGGATTACTTTAAAGTAGACAAGCCACACTGTATCATGATCGGGCCAGAAGGAGACTTCTCTACGGATGAAATAAGAGCTGCTTATGAAGCTGGTATCCGGCCTGTTACCCTTGGCGAAAGCAGGCTTCGTACTGAGACAGCTGCGCTTGTGGCCTGCCATACGTTACAAGTGCTGCATGAGATTTATTCTGCGTTAGACTAA
- the smc gene encoding chromosome segregation protein SMC, with translation MQVSRLEIKGFKSFGDRVVINFDEGITGIVGPNGCGKSNVVDAIRWVLGEQKTRNLRSDKMENVIFNGSKTRKPVQMAEVSITFDNNRGVLPTEYSQVTVTRRYHRSGDSEYLLNGVPCRLKDINELFLDTGIGSDSYAIIELKMVDEILNDKENSRRLLFEEAAGISKFRVRKKQTLKKLEETDADLERVEDVLFEIGKNMKTLERQAKQAIKYFQLKDDYKKHSLEFARRNISQYQQTMERLEQDVQRETALKEDYVGAVTEAEDAIADQKEELNRTQEQLGEMQKTMQVQTAKLRQLENDIKLKAERSTYLKERITQLRQQISQDSSNVEHIQESIGQLRDELEAVQEQFGTAEKQVKTLKDELQEANEQKQTLQDSFQDLSLQHRDKQNAVFQHHKQLEISNVQIQSIVADLDRMEQQQLTADEDAQLLAEQLLEAQELLENTTSELVSLQAKEETLLQNIEKTEQDIEGLKEQLVDLNRTRDAKQNQYNLTRSLVENMEGFPEAIKFLAQSGDWPKPAPLLSDIIVCEPDYKGLIESYLEPYMNFFVVDDLQDALDAVELLKSQNKGRANFIILSEIEELEPTGTYSEGDLKAAYEVVKADKKYSELLKYMLNNVYISDDVDLYDTDYKTILLKDGSAIKKPLSLSGGSVGVLDGNRLGRKQNLETLAKEVEELIRQTDILQSRVNAQQQILLNYKGESQKERIKELERETAKQQQELLTIRIRHEQHQQNRHNYTQKKEELLQRKDELSRLYLEMSPVAETDQQDLKRLEEELAVYTSQLNRQQEQIAVINGMYNQENIQFHQLKNRFASLQQEISYKQKTVETNQERIEGLKQEMTKAEEEITIANAFIDENEAIVEQMTEARREFGYELEEIEKKYFTLRGELDEKDKMIRELQRKRQNADELLMRMQQALNDTKIKLVSVQERLAVEFNIETNDLNLPADDTIEMPTEELSNYISGIRSTIDKMGPVNAMAAEAYVEIEERNNFITTQRNDLVNAKNTLIETINEIDTVAKEKFLESFNEIKGNFIRVFRSLFTDEDNCDLVITDPSNPLESKIEIMAQPKGKRPLTINQLSGGEKTLTAISLLFAIYLLKPAPFCIFDEVDAPLDDANIDKFNNIIRTFSNESQFIVVTHNKRTMASTDVMYGITMIEAGISRVIPVDLRQNA, from the coding sequence ATGCAAGTATCAAGATTAGAAATCAAAGGCTTCAAGAGTTTCGGCGACCGTGTGGTCATAAACTTCGACGAAGGGATAACAGGGATTGTTGGGCCAAACGGCTGCGGAAAATCGAACGTGGTAGATGCTATCCGTTGGGTACTGGGTGAACAGAAAACCCGAAACCTGCGCTCCGACAAAATGGAGAACGTGATATTTAACGGTTCCAAGACCCGCAAGCCGGTGCAGATGGCCGAAGTATCCATCACCTTCGATAATAACCGTGGCGTTCTTCCTACCGAATATTCGCAGGTTACGGTTACCCGTCGTTATCACCGCTCCGGCGACAGCGAATACCTGTTGAATGGTGTTCCCTGCCGCCTGAAAGACATCAACGAACTTTTCCTGGACACTGGTATTGGGTCGGATAGTTATGCGATCATCGAACTAAAGATGGTGGACGAGATCCTTAACGATAAGGAAAACTCTCGCCGGTTGTTGTTCGAGGAAGCCGCCGGTATCTCTAAGTTCCGGGTACGTAAAAAGCAGACCCTTAAAAAGCTGGAAGAAACTGATGCCGATTTGGAGCGCGTGGAAGACGTGTTGTTCGAGATCGGCAAGAACATGAAAACGCTGGAAAGGCAAGCGAAACAAGCTATTAAGTATTTCCAGTTAAAGGATGACTATAAAAAGCATAGTTTAGAGTTTGCGCGCCGCAACATAAGCCAGTACCAACAAACGATGGAGCGCCTGGAGCAGGATGTGCAGCGTGAAACAGCTCTTAAAGAAGATTATGTTGGTGCTGTAACAGAAGCTGAAGATGCCATTGCTGACCAGAAAGAAGAACTGAACCGCACCCAGGAACAGCTTGGCGAAATGCAGAAAACCATGCAGGTACAAACTGCCAAGTTGCGCCAACTGGAGAATGATATCAAATTAAAGGCGGAACGCAGCACCTATCTGAAAGAGCGTATTACACAACTGCGCCAGCAAATCAGCCAGGATTCGTCGAATGTAGAGCACATACAGGAAAGTATCGGGCAACTGCGCGATGAACTGGAAGCGGTACAGGAACAGTTTGGCACTGCCGAAAAGCAGGTTAAAACCCTGAAAGACGAATTACAGGAAGCCAATGAACAGAAACAGACCTTACAGGATTCTTTTCAGGATCTGAGCCTGCAGCACCGCGATAAGCAAAATGCCGTTTTCCAGCACCACAAACAACTGGAAATTAGCAATGTGCAGATACAAAGTATAGTTGCCGACCTGGACCGCATGGAACAGCAGCAGCTGACGGCTGATGAAGATGCCCAGCTTCTGGCTGAACAGCTTCTGGAAGCGCAGGAGTTGCTTGAAAACACCACATCAGAATTAGTAAGCCTGCAGGCCAAAGAAGAAACGCTGTTGCAGAACATCGAAAAAACGGAACAGGATATCGAAGGGCTGAAAGAGCAGCTTGTTGACCTGAATCGTACCCGCGACGCGAAGCAAAACCAGTACAACCTGACAAGATCGCTGGTCGAGAATATGGAAGGTTTTCCAGAGGCGATCAAGTTTCTGGCGCAGTCCGGCGACTGGCCAAAGCCAGCCCCGCTCCTTTCGGATATAATCGTTTGTGAGCCTGACTATAAAGGCCTTATAGAAAGCTACCTGGAGCCTTACATGAACTTCTTTGTAGTGGATGATCTGCAGGATGCCCTGGATGCCGTGGAGTTGCTGAAGAGCCAGAATAAGGGTCGCGCGAACTTCATTATCCTTTCGGAGATAGAGGAACTGGAGCCAACCGGCACTTACTCTGAAGGTGATCTGAAAGCCGCCTACGAAGTTGTGAAAGCTGATAAGAAGTATAGCGAGTTGCTGAAGTACATGTTAAACAATGTGTATATCAGTGATGACGTGGATCTGTATGATACAGACTATAAAACAATTCTGCTGAAGGATGGGTCCGCTATTAAAAAGCCCTTGAGCTTATCGGGTGGCTCTGTGGGCGTGCTGGATGGAAACCGTTTAGGTCGTAAGCAGAACCTGGAAACGCTGGCGAAGGAAGTAGAAGAACTGATCAGGCAAACAGATATTCTGCAGAGCCGTGTAAATGCGCAGCAACAGATCCTGCTGAACTATAAAGGGGAATCGCAGAAAGAGCGTATTAAGGAGCTTGAGCGTGAAACAGCCAAACAGCAACAGGAACTGCTAACGATACGCATCAGACATGAACAGCATCAGCAGAACCGCCACAACTATACCCAGAAAAAAGAAGAACTGCTGCAACGCAAAGATGAGCTGAGCAGACTTTACCTGGAGATGTCGCCGGTAGCGGAAACAGACCAGCAGGACCTGAAGCGTCTGGAAGAAGAACTTGCTGTTTATACGTCGCAATTAAATCGTCAGCAGGAACAGATCGCTGTAATAAATGGGATGTATAACCAGGAGAACATTCAGTTCCACCAGCTCAAAAACCGCTTCGCCAGTTTGCAGCAGGAGATCAGCTACAAGCAGAAAACGGTTGAGACAAACCAGGAGCGCATCGAAGGTCTGAAGCAGGAAATGACCAAAGCCGAAGAAGAAATAACTATAGCTAATGCTTTTATTGATGAGAACGAAGCTATAGTTGAGCAGATGACCGAGGCCCGCCGCGAGTTTGGCTATGAACTGGAAGAAATCGAAAAGAAATACTTTACGCTGCGCGGTGAGTTAGATGAGAAGGACAAAATGATCCGTGAGTTACAGCGCAAACGACAGAACGCCGATGAACTGTTGATGCGCATGCAGCAGGCCCTGAACGACACGAAGATCAAACTGGTATCAGTGCAGGAGCGTCTGGCCGTAGAGTTTAACATCGAAACAAATGATCTTAATCTGCCTGCCGACGATACGATAGAAATGCCAACCGAAGAGCTGAGCAACTATATTTCCGGAATACGCAGTACGATCGATAAGATGGGCCCTGTGAACGCGATGGCTGCCGAGGCTTACGTAGAGATAGAAGAACGGAATAACTTCATCACAACACAGCGCAACGACCTTGTAAACGCCAAGAATACCCTGATCGAAACTATAAACGAGATCGACACGGTCGCGAAAGAGAAATTCCTGGAGTCGTTCAATGAAATAAAGGGCAACTTTATTCGCGTGTTCCGCAGCCTGTTTACCGACGAAGATAACTGCGACCTGGTGATTACGGACCCAAGCAATCCGCTGGAATCAAAGATCGAGATCATGGCGCAGCCAAAAGGAAAGCGACCGTTAACTATAAACCAGCTATCCGGAGGTGAGAAAACGCTTACGGCTATTTCGTTGCTGTTTGCGATTTACCTGCTCAAGCCTGCGCCTTTCTGTATCTTCGATGAAGTGGATGCCCCGCTCGATGATGCCAACATCGACAAGTTCAACAACATTATCCGTACGTTCTCGAACGAGTCGCAGTTTATAGTTGTAACGCACAACAAGCGTACTATGGCTTCTACAGACGTGATGTATGGTATTACCATGATCGAGGCCGGTATTTCAAGGGTTATTCCGGTTGATTTAAGGCAGAATGCGTAA
- a CDS encoding DUF4159 domain-containing protein: MKQILLLFFLLLIVTPLAAQRYSLKIAKLKYNGGGDWYANKTSLPNLIKFCNQNLNMNIKPDEDVVEVGNPELYSYPFVHMTGHGNVVFSDADAQNLRNYLTSGGFLHIDDNYGLDKYIRKEMKKVFPESDFIELPFDHPIYRQKYTFKNGLPKIHEHDNKPPQGFGIIYKGRLVCFYSYETDLGNGWEDAEVHNDPENKRREALQMGANILTFALTQGSGLQ; the protein is encoded by the coding sequence ATGAAACAAATCCTGCTCCTGTTTTTTTTGCTTCTTATAGTTACGCCACTGGCGGCACAGCGCTATAGTTTAAAAATTGCCAAGCTTAAATATAACGGAGGCGGCGACTGGTATGCCAACAAAACATCCCTGCCTAATCTTATAAAGTTCTGCAACCAGAACCTGAACATGAACATAAAGCCGGACGAAGATGTGGTCGAGGTTGGCAACCCGGAACTATACAGCTATCCGTTCGTGCACATGACGGGGCATGGGAATGTGGTTTTCTCTGATGCTGATGCTCAAAACCTCCGGAACTACCTGACTAGTGGCGGCTTCCTGCACATCGACGACAACTATGGCCTGGATAAATACATCCGGAAAGAAATGAAAAAGGTGTTCCCGGAATCTGATTTTATAGAGTTACCGTTCGATCATCCGATTTACAGGCAGAAATATACTTTTAAGAATGGACTGCCTAAAATACATGAACACGACAATAAGCCTCCACAAGGATTTGGCATTATTTATAAAGGCAGATTAGTTTGTTTCTATAGTTACGAAACCGACCTGGGCAATGGCTGGGAAGATGCTGAAGTACATAACGATCCCGAAAACAAACGGCGGGAGGCCTTACAAATGGGCGCTAACATTTTAACGTTTGCCTTAACCCAGGGCAGCGGACTACAATGA
- a CDS encoding autotransporter outer membrane beta-barrel domain-containing protein: MKRILLLFLLLPTLVIAQENESFMFKAKVKHGSILIGGSLSGFAYKTSDNLYSLNGAQEDGRKIQANLQSKNGYFVLNDFAVGLNLNLFHENTKVTSDPEQEPFKETYFLAGPFVRYYLDNGVFGEAGASIGKHNFSDGFQSNLLDATLGVGYAFFFNEKFSIEPMLSFRYFRQVKDDQTYSTFGPLVGVGFQAYLLRKRAHVIKIGL; encoded by the coding sequence ATGAAAAGAATTCTACTTCTATTTTTATTACTTCCTACCTTAGTTATTGCCCAGGAAAACGAGAGTTTCATGTTTAAAGCTAAAGTAAAGCATGGCTCTATCCTGATAGGTGGCTCCCTTAGTGGCTTTGCCTACAAAACGTCAGATAACCTATATTCTTTAAATGGGGCACAGGAAGACGGCAGAAAAATACAGGCAAATCTACAGTCGAAGAACGGTTATTTTGTTCTCAATGATTTTGCTGTAGGATTAAATCTTAATCTGTTTCATGAGAATACGAAAGTAACTTCAGATCCTGAGCAGGAGCCGTTTAAGGAAACTTATTTTCTGGCTGGCCCCTTTGTGCGCTATTACCTGGATAATGGTGTCTTTGGGGAAGCAGGAGCAAGTATAGGCAAGCATAACTTTTCTGATGGTTTCCAGTCTAACCTGCTGGATGCAACTCTGGGCGTGGGCTATGCTTTTTTCTTTAATGAGAAATTTTCTATAGAACCTATGCTTTCGTTCCGCTATTTCCGACAGGTTAAAGATGACCAGACCTATTCAACTTTCGGACCTCTGGTAGGTGTTGGTTTCCAGGCATACCTTCTGCGCAAACGCGCGCATGTTATCAAAATCGGTTTGTAA
- a CDS encoding 1-acyl-sn-glycerol-3-phosphate acyltransferase: MIAKFLSKLLFKVSGWKLNGNLTPENRRCVMIAAPHTSNWDFVYARAAFYLMDAPIRYTIKKEFMRFPFGGLLRSMGALPIDRSKNTRMVDAMIRIFKETPGDMCVMVTPEGTRKYQPRWRRGFYYVAEGAGVPIVLGYLDYAKKEAGVGPTIYPTGDIEADLEKIMAFYRTKQGKYPEQGVR; this comes from the coding sequence ATGATCGCAAAATTTTTATCTAAACTTCTCTTTAAAGTTTCCGGCTGGAAACTGAACGGCAACCTTACACCTGAAAACCGCCGTTGCGTAATGATCGCTGCACCCCACACCAGTAACTGGGACTTTGTTTATGCCCGTGCGGCTTTTTACCTGATGGATGCTCCTATACGCTATACCATAAAAAAGGAATTTATGCGATTCCCGTTTGGCGGTTTGCTCCGTTCAATGGGGGCACTTCCAATCGACAGATCGAAGAATACCAGAATGGTTGATGCCATGATCCGGATATTTAAAGAAACCCCCGGAGATATGTGTGTAATGGTAACTCCGGAAGGCACTCGCAAATATCAGCCTCGCTGGAGACGCGGCTTTTATTACGTGGCAGAGGGAGCAGGCGTACCTATCGTTTTAGGTTATTTAGACTATGCTAAGAAAGAAGCAGGAGTCGGCCCTACCATTTATCCAACAGGAGATATTGAGGCTGATCTGGAAAAGATAATGGCCTTCTACAGAACCAAGCAAGGCAAATATCCTGAGCAGGGAGTAAGGTAA
- a CDS encoding acetyl-CoA carboxylase carboxyltransferase subunit alpha encodes MLLDFEQPIAALEGKLQEMKKLASESQVDVSEAVKALEEKIKNLKKETYANLTRWQRVQLSRHPDRPYTLDYIKGITDKFVELHGDRTVGDDKAMVGGFGEVEGRSIMFIGQQKGRNTKQRQLRNFGMANPEGYRKALRLMKMAEKFGRPIVTLIDTPGAFPGLEAEERGQGEAIARNLKEMFMLKVPVICIIIGEGASGGALGIAIGDRVMMLENTWYSVISPESCSSILWRSWNYKEQAAEALKLTAKDMLQNKLIDGIIKEPLGGAHTEPDKMMKTMKREIVKLLDELEALDKEERIMQRIEKFSDMGVVLES; translated from the coding sequence ATGCTTTTAGATTTCGAACAGCCGATTGCTGCCCTAGAAGGCAAACTGCAGGAAATGAAAAAACTGGCAAGCGAAAGCCAGGTAGATGTTTCGGAGGCGGTAAAGGCTCTGGAAGAAAAAATAAAAAACCTGAAAAAGGAAACGTATGCCAACCTTACGCGCTGGCAGCGAGTGCAGCTTTCCCGTCACCCGGACAGGCCATATACCTTAGACTATATTAAGGGCATTACAGATAAGTTTGTGGAGCTTCATGGCGACCGAACTGTAGGTGATGACAAGGCTATGGTTGGTGGCTTTGGAGAGGTTGAAGGCCGTAGTATCATGTTTATTGGGCAACAGAAGGGGCGTAATACCAAGCAGCGTCAGTTGCGTAATTTTGGTATGGCCAACCCCGAAGGTTACCGTAAGGCACTTCGCCTGATGAAAATGGCAGAAAAATTCGGCAGACCAATAGTTACACTGATTGATACCCCGGGTGCATTCCCAGGTTTAGAAGCTGAGGAGCGCGGACAGGGGGAAGCAATTGCCCGTAACCTGAAAGAAATGTTTATGCTGAAGGTGCCTGTTATCTGTATCATTATTGGTGAAGGTGCTTCAGGTGGTGCATTGGGAATTGCTATCGGCGACCGTGTAATGATGCTTGAAAATACCTGGTATTCTGTTATCTCCCCGGAATCATGCTCATCCATACTATGGCGCAGTTGGAACTATAAGGAGCAGGCAGCGGAAGCTTTGAAGCTTACGGCAAAAGATATGCTACAGAACAAACTGATAGACGGTATCATTAAAGAGCCGCTTGGTGGAGCACATACAGAACCTGATAAGATGATGAAGACGATGAAGCGCGAGATCGTGAAGTTGCTTGACGAACTGGAAGCTTTAGATAAAGAAGAACGCATTATGCAGCGTATCGAGAAGTTCTCTGATATGGGAGTGGTGCTGGAGAGTTAA